Part of the Pseudarthrobacter sp. NBSH8 genome is shown below.
GCCCCGGCGGTCCGGGCCTACTTACCGATCTCGTGCAGGGACCCCTGCTTGTTTTCGATCTCGATCCTGCGCGGCTTAGCCTGCTCCGACACCGGGATGCGCAGCGTTAGAACACCTTGGTCGTAGCTGGCCGTGATGTTGTCCGCATCAAGGGTGTCACCCAGGATCAGCTGGCGGCTGAACACTCCGCGCGGCCGCTCTGAGGCCACCAGTTCCACATTGGGCTGCGTGGGATCCTGGCGCTCCGCCCGGACAGTCAGTACGTTGCGTTCAACGTTGAGGTCCACAGAATCGATCTTGACGCCCGGGAGGTCGAACGCCACCACGAACTCGCCGTCTTCCTGCCAGGCGTCCATAGGCATGGCCGCCGGCCGGGCGGCGGTTCCGAGGACCTGCTGGGCGAGCCGGTCCAGCTCACGGAACGGGTCCGTACGCATCAACATCATTTCTCACTCCTTCAGTTTGAGATGTTGAATCCAGTTCATCTACCCACCCTCAGTTATCTGTGTTGGTGGATATAGATTTTTTATAGCACTCGTGCGAGACTGATGCAACATCACGGGAGGGAATTTTGGAGTGGACGCGGTCGGTGGAACACCAGGACGGAAACCGGGTCCTCGGGCCGGGCAGGCACTGTATGCCATCTCTGTGGCGGCAAAGCTGGCAGGGACCGGGCAGCAGAACATCAGACTCTACGAGACCAAAGGCCTGATCCTGCCGGAGCGAACGGCCGGGGGCACGCGTCAGTACAGTGATGCGGATGTCGCCCTGCTCCTGCACATCGGGGAACTCCTGCATCAGGGGCTCAATCTTGCCGGCATCGCCAAAGTATTGGAGCTCGAGGTAGCGAACGCCGAACTACGCCTCGCCCTCAGACGGGCCGGGTCGCGACCGGACGCGTAGCGGCTACGGTCCCGGCGTCGCTCAGGCCCTGCTCCCGCCAGCCGGTAGGACTCCGCCAGCAGTTCGCCGAGTTCCTCGGTGCCGATACGGGCCAGCCGGACCAGCACCAGCTGCGGCGACCGCTCGTGGTGCCGGGTCCAGAAGTACGTCTCGGGTTCCGTGCCGGCCAGCGCCTCCCGCTCGGTGGTCTTCACCGTCAGCACCCCGTCTTCCCACATGCGTGCCATCAGCGTCTTCGCGAACCAGGCGGGCTGGTCCCAGCTGCTGCGCTCGGTGACACCGGGCAGTGCCAGGCAGATGCTCCGCACATCATCCTCGGTTGCCATCGCGGCTAATCTCCCGGTGTGTCCGCTTTGGAGAGCTCGCCCGTGATCCGTTCGCCGGGGATTCGGGCGGTCCGCCACGTATCCAGGGCGATGACGGCACCGAGGATCAGGAGCGAGAGCGTAATCGAGGCAAGGGCGTCGCTGAACCAGTGGTAGCCGAGGTACAGGCGGCTCACAGCGGCGAGAACTATGCCGATGCCCGCACCAACGAAGCCGAGGGCTGCCGACGTCGGGTTTTCCCGCCGCGAGAAGACGAGGAACGTGGTCACCAGCAGGAAGTCGCAGGCACCCAGGACGTGGCCGGACGGGAACGAGAAGGTGTGGTCGGCGCCGAACAGCATCAGGTCCACGGGCGGCCGCGAGCGCTGGACGATCGCCAGGATGATCTGCGATATCACGACGCCGGTGAGCATGGCGGCGGCGAGCATAATGGGCCGCCAGGCGTGCTTCGCCGCGAACCCCCAGACCACCGTCACCACCAGCACGATGACGGGCAGGGCGACGGGACCGAAGACTACGGCGAGGAAAATCATCACGGCAGTGAGGGCCTCGGACCGGAGCGAGAGCAGCCAGTTGCGGATGGATTCGTCGGGACCCCACGGGCCGGTATTGCTCTGCAGGACGCCCATCAGCGTAACGACGAACAGCAGGGCCCCCACGGCCATAAGGACCACCGCAGTCCGGTACAGAGCCATGCGCGCGGCCGGTTCCATAAAGCGTTCCTCCACCACGAACTTGTCATGGAAGGTTCGCCAAAGACTGTTCTTGCGTGCCTGTTCTGCCACTGTGTTTCCGTCCGTGCGCCGTTGAGGAGTCCTGAGGTGAAGATTATCCCTTCTGCCCGGCGTTGGGCCCACTCAGCCCGGCCGTTTGCCGTGCCGCCGGGCATGTCAGCCTGCCGGGGTAGCCTGACTCAGTGGGTGTGATGAATGAGTTGATCAACAGGCAGTGCGTGGATACACTCGCCGGAATCCTGGCCGTGGCCGCTCCGGGAACGGATTGGCCGCACGTTGCTGCCGCCGCTGCGCACTTGGACGGGTTGAGCCTTCGCGGCCGTACGGATGCGGTCAGCAGGGCGCTGCTGGCGGACGTGCGGGAGCTTCCAGATCCGGGATATCCGACGGCGGCGCGCACCTTCCGGAGCGCCCTTTCCAAGGCCGGTTTCTCGGGGTGGATCCTCTGGCCAGTGTCCGAGGCCGCCGTCACGCTGGCGCTTGAAACACGTGACGGGTTGAAATCCCGCCACGACTTTGACGACTGCCTGGCCCTCTTGGCCGAACTGACCCCGAGGCTCACCGGCGAGTTCGCCATCCGCCGGCTGCTGGCCGCTGACCTGGAGCGTTCCATGCAGATTATCCAGGGCTGGACCGGGCATCCGGACGAGCATGTCCGGCGGCTGGCCAGCGAGGGGACGCGGCCGTACCTCCCCTGGGCGGTGCGGGTACCCGCCGTCGTGCTCCATCCGGAGGCGTCCCTCCCGATTCTGGACGCCCTGTACCGGGACCCTTCGGAGTACGTGCGGCGGTCGGTGGCGAACCACCTCAACGATGTGGCGCGGCACGCGCCAGCCCTGGTAGTGGCGACGGCGGCTCGCTGGCTATCCGCGCCGGACGCCAACACCGCATGGGTGGTCAGGCATGGCCTGCGGACTTTGATCAAGAAGGCCCACCCCGGTGCGCTCGCGCTGCAGGGGTTCGCGCCGGCGTCGGTGGCTGTCTCGGGTCCCCGGCTGGACCGGGACTCGGTGGCCATGCCGGGTGAACTGGCTTTCGACTTCGCAATCGCCAACACCGGTAACTGCGATGCCCGGCTAGCCATTGACTATGTGGTCCATTACGTCAAAGCCAACGGCACGCAATCGGCCAAGGTCTTCAAGCTTGCGGCGCTCACCCTCGCCGCCGGTGAGACCCGCACACTCTCGAAGCGTCACGCCTTCCGGCAGATGACCACCCGCGTGCACCACGCGGGGGTCCATGCCCTTGAGTTGCAAATCAACGGGATCCGGCACGGACATACGGAGTTCGAGCTGCACCTCTGAGGTGGGAGGCACTGCGGGTACCTGTATCAACAGCCACTCCCACGCATGCGGAATGTGCGGTTGGCTAGTAAGGGAACACCCGGGCTCCGGCCCCTGACGAAGTGCTGAGGAAACGAAAATGCGAGCAACCATCATGTATGGCGCCGGCGACGTGCGCGTGGAGAACGTGCCTGACCCCGTCATCCAGAATCCGACCGACGCCATCGTGCGGATCGTCAATTCCTGTATCTGCGGCTCCGACCTGCACCCTTACCACGGCATGCCCGCGTCCAGGCAGGGCAGCCCCATGGGCCACGAGTTCATCGGCGTTGTCGAGGAAACGGGCAAGGACGTCTCCACCCTGGAGAAGGGGGACTTCGTCATCGCCCCGTTCGCCTGGTCCGACGGGACCTGCGATTTCTGCCGTGAAGGCCTACAGACCTCCTGCCGCCACGGCGGGTTCTGGGCCGCCGGCGGGATCGGCGGCGCCCAGGCCGAGGCCGTCCGCGTGCCTTTCGCCGATGGCACCCTGGTCAAGGCCCCGGTGGGCGAGGACAGCGAGCTGCTTCCGTCCCTACTGACCCTTTCCGACGTCTACGGCACCGGCTACCACGCCGCCATCAAGGCGGGCGTCAACGCCCGGACCACTGTCACGGTCATCGGTGACGGCGCCGTCGGGCTGATGGCGGTGCTGTCCGCCAAGCAGCTCGGCGCCGAACAGATCATCCTGATGGGCCGGCATAAGGCCCGCACTGACCTGGGCCTCGAATACGGCGCCACTGACGTGGTCGCCGAACGTGGTGAGGCCGGCATCGAGAGGGTGCGCGAGCTCAGCGGCGGCGACGGAACCCACACCGTTCTTGAGTGCGTGGGGCACCGCCCGGCGTACGACCAGGCCCTCGGCGTCATCCGCCCGGGCGGCGTCATCAGCCGCGTGGGAGTGCCCCAGTACGAGGACGCCCCGATCGGTTTCGGCTCCATGTTCGGCCCGAACATCACGCTCACCGGCGGCCCCGCCCCGGTCCGCGCCTACATCGAGACGCTCCTGCCCGGCGTCCTTGACGGCACCGTCAACCCGGGCAAGGTGTTCGACCGGACCATCAATCTGAACGAGGTCCCCGACGGCTACCGCGCAATGGATTCCCGCGAGGCCCTGAAGGTCCTGGTCCGTCCGTAGCGCCACCCTCGAAAGCAAAACAACCATGGCTACCTGGACAGGCATCCGCAGTAAGGCCGCAGCGCGGCGTTACTGCGGGTGTTTGGCTGTTGCTCCTGGTTCGGCCACCACATCATCGTGCGTGGCAGCCCAGGAGGCCAAAAGCTGCAACGCATCAGCCGTCGGCGAACCCGCAGGTGCCGTGTAAACATTCAGCACCAGGCCCGGCTCACTGGGCAGCTCCATGGACTGGTAGTTCAGGTCAAGGTCACCCACTACCGGGTGATGCAACCGCTTGAGCCCGCTGCGGTGGAAGACAACATCCCGGGAAGCCCAACGATCTCTGAACAGCTCGCTCTGCGTCGACAGCTCGCCGACGAGACGGATCAGCTCGGGGTCGTGCGGATGGCGGCCTGCTTCTAGCCGGAGCATGGCCGCGGCATCGTTGACGATCTGATCGTAGTCACGCCAGAACTCCCGGGCCGCCGGGTCAAGGTAGGTAAAGCGGGTGGTGTTCACAGGCCGGTGCGCGCTTTGGAAAACGGGCGAGTAAAGGGCCCGCCCCATCCGGTTGGCAGCCAGGATGTCGTGGCGGCCGTTGCGAACCCACGCCGGCGCGTCAGCCATCGCGTCGAGCACCTGCTGGACCTCGGGCCGGACCGTACTGGAAGGTTTACTGCCGCTCCTGCGGACCGGACCGGCGGCGCGGGCGAGGTCAAAAAGATGCTCCCGCTCGGCTTCGTCCAGCTTCAGCGTGCGCGCGAGAGCATCCAGAACGCTTTCCGGCGCCCCGGCCAAGCCCCGGCTGCTACCGCTGGGTGGTTCCGCTGGCGGTGGCGCCCAGCATGGCGAGCTCGGCCCGGCTGGGCAGGCCCTCCCAGTCGCCGGCAGTGCTGACGGCGAAGGCTCCCATAACGGAGCCGCGTTGCAGGCGGCCGGCAACGTCCTCGCCATCGAGCAGGGCAGAGAGGTAGCCGGCGGTGAACGCGTCCCCCGCGCCCACGGTATCGATGCTGGTCACTGCTACGGCGGGAGCCTCGAACCGTCCGGAGGCGGTGTGGACGCCGGCGCCGGCGGCACCCCGCTTGACCACCACTTCCCCGACCCCCTGCTCCAGCAACGAGGCAGCGAGGACTGTTTCGGCGTCGTCGTTCGCCGAAGAATCGGAGCCGCTCAAGGCGGCGGAGGCAACCAGGTCCAGTTCGTCGTCGGACGCTATCAGGATGCTGGCGTGCCGTGCGATGGGTCCCAGCACGGCGCGGGCTTCGTTCCGGGTCCAGAGCCGGCCGCGGTAGTTGACGTCGAGAGAGACCACCACGCCGTCGGCTGCGGCGCGCTCGGCGGCGTATTCAAACGCCTTCCGGGCTTCCGGGCTGAGGGCGGCGGTGATGCCTGTCAGGTGCAGGACGCGCGGGCCGGCCGCGAGGGCACTGTCCACGTCGTCCCGGCTGACGGTGGAACCGGCCGAACCGGCGCGGTAGTAGAAGGCCCGGGTGACGTCGGCGGTCCGCTGTTCGAGGAACATCACGCCCGTGCTGCGGGACGGATCCACCCGGCACTCGGTCCCGATGCCCTCGGAGCGCAGTTGCCGCAGGATGTATTCGCCGTGCGGATCGGCGCCAACTGCACCGGCCCACGTGACGCTGTGGCCCAGCCGGGCGACCCCTACAGCGACGTTCGATTCGGCGCCGGCCACGTGCATGGCCAGGCTGCCGCCGGCGGACAGCGGCCCGGCGGACCGCAGCGACACCATGGATTCGCCGAACGTCAGAAGGTCGACGGCGGCACTCACCGCACGCCCGCTGCGGCGGTCGCTGCGGCAGCCCGGCGGGCAAAGGAGTCCGCCAGGTCCACAAACGCTCGGGCACGCCCGCGCATCGGGGCGAGGTCGCCGCCGGAGCCGGCGTCGCCAAACAGCGGCCCGCCGAGCCCGACAGCGATCGCGCCGGCTTCCCAGTACCCCGCGGCCTCGTCCAGGCCTACTCCGCCCACCGCGATGAACGGGATACCGGGGAAGGGATCGCGCAGCGCCTTGAGGTAACCCGGGCCACCGATGGAGGCGGGGAACAGCTTGATGGCCGTGGCACCGCGGTTCATCGCTTCGTAGGCCTCGCTGGGCGTCAGGGCCCCGGCCAGGACCGGGATTCCCTGCCGCGCCGATTCTGCGATCGAGTCGGCCAGCGACGGTGTGACCATAAACTGGCCGCCCGCCTCGGCGACGTTGTCCACGTCCTGCACGGTCAGGACGGTTCCGCCGCCGACGTAGCAGCCGGCCGGTGCGGCAGCGCGGACTTCGCGGATGGCCTCCAGCGCGCCCGGTGTGGTCAGGGCGATTTCGACGAAGCGGAACCCTTCCGCCATGGCGGCGAGGGCGGCCTGCGCCGCGGCCGGCCCGTCGGTGCCGCGCACGATTCCCACGAGCCTTGACTCCCGGATTCCGGCCAGCAGGCCTGTGGCAGTGCTGTCAGAAATGTCCGTGCTGTCAGTCATGTTGTTTACCATTCTGCGAATGCTCCGTCCGAGTGGCGCCAGACCGGCCCGCGCCACGCGTGGCCGCGCTTGTCCGCGGCGCGGACCACGGCCTCGTCGATTTCAATGCCGAGGCCGGGGCCGGTCAGACGTTCGATATGGCCGTCCACGAACTTCAGCGGGGACTTGTCCACCACGTAGTCCAGGACTTCGGCCCCCTTGTTGTAGTGGATTCCGATGCTTTGTTCCTGGATCAGGAAGTTGGGCGTCGCGAAGCCCACCTGCAGGCACGCTGCCAGGGCCAGCGGCCCCAGCGGGCAGTGCGGGGCCAGCTGCACGTCGTAGATTTCGGCGAGCGAGGCGATCTTGCGGACCTCGGTGATGCCGCCGGCGTGCGACAGGTCCGGCTGGGCCACGGCGATCCCGGCCTGCAGGGCCGGAAGGAACTCCTGCCGGCTGTAGAGCCGCTCACCGGTGGAAACCGGCGTCGTGGTCGAAGAGGTGAATTCGCGCAGCAGGTGCGTGTTTTCCGGGACCACGGGTTCCTCGAGGAAGAACGGCCGGTACGGTTCCAGCAGCGGCGCCACCCGGCGGGCGTTGGCCAGGCTGAAGCGGCCATGGAAGTCCACCGCGACGTCCCGGTGGTCCCCCAGCACTTCGCGGGCCGCGGCAACACGACGGACGACGCCGTCGATCTCGGCCACCGAGGCGACGGGGCTCATCCGGCCGCTGGCATTCATCTTGACGGCGGTCAGGCCCACTTCCAGCTGGGCGCTGATCTGGTCCGCCACCTCGTTGGGCTCGTCCCCGCCCACCCAGCCGTACATCCGGATCCTGTCGCGGACGTGGCCGCCCAGGAGCTGGTGCACCGGGGTGTTGAAGTGCTTGCCCGCGATATCCCACAGTGCCTGATCCAGCCCGGAGACTGCACTGGCCAGGATGGGTCCGCCGCGATAGAAGGAGCCCTTGGTCATGACCTGCCAGTGGTCTTCAATGCGGAGGGCGTCGTTGCCGATCAGCAGCTCCGAGAGCTGCTCGACGGCGGTGCGGACCGTTTCGCTGCGCCCCTCGCAGGTTGCCTCGCCCCAGCCGACAATCCCGCTCCCGGTCTCGATGCGGACAAACAGCCACCGTGGCGCGACGAGGAAGGTTTCAATTCTGCTGATGAGTGTCATGCCGGACCTAGCCCTTGGTAGCTCCGGCGGTCATGCCGGAGACGATGTACTTCTGCGTGAAGAGCGCAATGATCATGATGGGGATGGTCACCACTGTGGCGGCCGCCATCAGCCCGCCCCAGTCGATGCTGGCGTAGGAGACGAAGTCGAAGATGGCCACAGGAAGCGTCTTGGTCTTGGACCCGGAGAGCACCAGGGCGAACATGAAGTTGTTCCACGAGAAGATGAAGGACAGGATGCCGGCAGTGGCCATGCCTGCCACGGACAACGGCAGCGTAATGCGCTGGAACGCGCCGATGGGGGTCAGCCCGTCCACCTGGGCAGATTCTTCCAGTTCCAGTGGGAGCGAATCGAAGTAGCTCATCATGATGTAGACGATCAGCGGCAGGGCAACGAACATGTGGCTGAGGATCAGCACCTCGAACCCGCCAACCATTTTCAGGTTGGAGAACACGTAGTACCAGGGCACCAGCAGCGAAACACCCGGGATGACGCGGGCCATGAGCACCACCAGCGCCGAGCGGTGCATGGTGAACCGGCTCATGGCGTACGCGGCCGGGACGCCCAGCACCAGGGACAGTGCCGTGGAGACAAAGGCCACCCAGAAGCTGTTGAAGATGAAGACGAAGTAGTTGTTGCGCTGCAGCACGTTTGCGTAGTTCTCGAACGTAGGTCTGAAGATGAACGACTTGGCCGTGTCGTAGATGTCCACGTTCGTCTTCAGCGATGCCAACAGCATCCAGAACAGCGGCGCGACCAGGAACAGCACCACGGCGATGAGGGCGGCAACACGGAAAACCTTGTAGGCACGGGTTCCGAGGGGCTTCTTTGCGCGCCGGACCAGCAGGGGCTGCAGCTCGGATGTTTGGTTTTCGGTCAGGACGGTCATTTGCTTACCGCTTTCTTGCGCATGGTCAGCAGCCACATGGAGCCGATGATGATCATGAAGAACAGGATCAGCACCGCGGAGGACAGCCCGTACTGGTTGTAGTCGAAGCTCAGCCCGTAGGCGTAGACGTTAAGGGTCTCCACCTCGTGGAAGGACCCGCCGCCCTTGCCCTTGGTGGCGTACAGAATGTCGAAGGTCTTCAGGGCGTCGATGCCCCGGAGCAGGATGGCCACGATCACGGTGGGCATCATGAGCGGCAGAGTGATGAAGAAGAAGCGCTGGAACGCGTTGGCGCCGTCCATGCGGGCTGCTTCGTCGGGCTCCTCGGAGAGGGAGGTCAGGCCAGCGAGCAGGATCAGCACCACCATGGGGGTCCACTGCCACACGTCCATGAAGATGGTAGTGCCGAGCGCGGTGTCCTGGCCGGAGAGCCAGGGCTGTGCCGGGATGCCCACAGCGGCCAGCAACTGGTTCGCGAACCCGATGTTGGGGTCGAAGATCAGCCGCCACATCATACCGACGGCTACCGGGGTGGCCACGAGCGGCAGCAGGATGGCCACGCGGACCCACTTTTCACCGCGGAAGGGACGCCAGAGCAGCAGGGCGATGCCCATGCCGAGCGCAACTTCACAGACCAGGGCAACGCCGGTGAAGGTGAGTGTGCGGCCCACCGCAGGCCAGAAACGTTCGACGTCGGACAGGACCGTCATGTAGTTTTCCAGCCCGATGAACTCGGTGGCTGCGCGGACGGAGCCCTGCGAATCGGTGAGGCTCAGGTACAGCGTCCAGGCCAGCGGGAAGATGATCAGGACGCCTACGAAGGCCATCGCCGGGGCTGCGAAGAGCCATTTGCGGTGCCGGTTGGCCCAGTCAGAGAATTTGTCGCGGCCGCTGGGGGCACGCCCTGATTTCCGGGCTGCGCTGCGGGGAGAAGTCATTACAGACATGGTTCACCTAAGGAGTTGGGGGGTGAAGAGCGGCCTGGGCGGGACGGCAGCGTTACTGCCGTCCCACCGGGGCTTTTGGGTGCACCGGGCCTTATTGGCTGGGGCCCGGTGCACCGCGTGCGTTACTTCTTTTCGCTGTCCAGGAACTTCTGGAAGGCCTCATGGGCCGAGTCCGCCGCGGCAGAGGCGTCGGCGCCGGTGATGCTGGCGACGATCGGCTCGCCCACGATTTCGCGGGCCTTGCCGACCGTGACTACCTCGGGACGGTCGTGGCCAACACCGTTTTTGGCGCTAACGGCAATTGCTTCAGCAAGGTCCTTCGGGTACGTGGAAGTTCCCGCGGAGTCAGCCCAGACGGAGGCGCGGGGTCCCGGGACGCCGGCTTTCTGTGCGGCCAGGGTGCGTTCCTTGCTGGTGGCCCACTGGATGAATTTCCAGGCATTGTCCTGGTTGCCGGAAGCCTCGTTCACGGCCAGGCCCCACGACGGGATGTTGTACGGCTTGGAACCGGCGGGACCGGCGGGCAGTGCGGCGAACCCGACGGTGTCGGAAACTTTGGACTTGGCCGGATCGGTGGCGTTCTTGTAGAGCGAGTCTGCCTCGGTGTAGAAGGCGGCCTTGCCCTGCGTGAAGATTGCCATCGCCTCGGGCCAGCTCATGTCCGTGCTGACGTTGGCGGGGCCGTAGTTCCTGATCAGGCCGCCGTAGTAGGCGTAGGCCTCTTTGGCAGCGGCCGAGTTGACCGTGGACTTGCCGCTGGAATCGGTGAAGTCGCCGCCGAAGCTGTAGAGGAAGCTGGAGAACTGGGTGACGGCAGCGGACTTGCCGGTGCGGGCCACAAAGCCGGCGGTGTCCGGGTTGGCTTCCTTGATGGCCTTGGCGGCCGCTTCCAGCTCCTCCATGGTCTTGGGGACCTCAAGGCCAGCGGCCTTGAGCAGGTCCTTGCGGTAGTAAAGGACTTCGCGCTCGGTGATGATGGGGACGCCCACCACCTTGCCGTCAGCCGTGGTGGCCTTGACCGGGCCCTCCTGGTAGTCCTTCCAGTCCCAGCCGGAATCCGAGGAGACCTTGCTGGTCAGGTCCGCGAGGTAGCCGTTCTTCGCGAATGCTTTGCCTTCCTGGAGCGGGCGGTACATCATCACGTCGATCTCGTCGCTGCCTGCGTTGAGCTTGACGTTGTACTGGTCCGAGAGCTGGTCTTCGCCGAGCTGGGTCAGCTCCACCTTGAGCCCGGAGGACTTTTCAAATTCCGGGATGGCGGCCTTGATGCCTTCGGTCCACACGTGGTTTGCGAGGGTTACCCGGACGATGCCGGATTCCTTTGCGTCGCTGCTGCCGCTGCCGCCGCAGGCGGTCAGCCCCATTGAAAGTGCCGCGGCGACTGCCGCGTATTTCATTACTGAACGTCGCTTCATGACGACTCCCTTGGTTCGAGGCTGACGTCACTGTCCAGCCATCTACAAATGCATCTTTACATCTGCTCTGGAAGAGAGCATAGGCAAATAAGGCAGACTTAAACAACCCCTTTCAGCAACCAGTATGATTTATCTATGAAAACCCCAAAGGCGGAGTCCCCTACTGACCGGCATACTTCGTTGGTTCAGAGCCTGGGGCTCGCCATTGCAGAGGGGTTCCTTGCGCCGAATTCGGTAGTGCGGCTGGACGAGCTGGAGGCGCAGCACAAGGTGTCCCGCTCCGTGGTCCGGGAGGCCGCCCGGGTTCTGTCATCCAAAGGCATGCTGGCGTCCCGCAGGCGGTTTGGCACTGTTGTGCAGCCCGAAGAGGCCTGGAACCTTTACGATCCCCAGGTGATCCGCTGGCGGCTGGCCTCGTCCCGGCGGTTGGAACAGCTGCAGGCGCTGAACGAGCTTCGCGGCGCGATCGAACCGCAGGCCGCCCGGCTAGCGGCCGGACGGGCGTCCTGGGACGCCGGCAGCGATCTGGTCTCCCTGGCAGCTCGATTGTGGTCGGCCGGCCAGCGCGGCGACAGCGACGGTTTCCTCCGCCTGGACGTGGAATTCCATGCCGCCGTCCTCAAGGCATCCGGCAACGCCATGTTTGCCCAGTTCCAGACACTTGTGGCCGAGGTCCTCACCGGCCGGACGGAGCACGGGCTGATGCCCCACCTGCCGCATCACGAAGCGCTGCAGCTGCACGTTGACGTGGCCAGCGCCATCCAGCGGGGAGAAGCCGCCGCCGCGCATGCCGCCATGAGCAGGATCGTGGAACAGTTCGCCGAAGAAGTTGGCCATATCTGGTCCGAGCACCACCAGGGCGAGGCGCCCGACGCGCCCCGGCAGCAAACAACCCCTCAGCACACAACAGAGGCCGACGGCGCCCCCCAATTGCCGCCGTCGGCCTCCTCTTCCCTCGCGGACAGCTAGATCGAACCCGTGGTGAACTGCCATGTCCGGGTGGCCAGCTGGTTGCCTGCGAGGTCGCGGATGGACGCCCCGCCACCGGTGACTGTCACCGTGTATTTCGTCTTGGCCGTCAGGGCGTTCTGCGGGTCCAGAATCCATTGGTTGCTGGTTCCGTTGCGGTAGACGACGGCCGGGACCAGGGCCCCGGTGGCGGCGTTCTTCACCGTGAATGTGGCCGTGCTGACACCTTGGACCGGCTCGCTGAAGGTCACCGAAAGGTTGTTGTTCCGCCTGACCAGGATGGAGTTACTGCCCGGCGTGAAACCCGTGACCGTGGGCGCCGGGCCGGTGGTGAACGTCCAGCTCGTGGTGGCCAACGGCGTGCCCGCGGTGTCCCGGATAGCGGTGGTGCCGCCCACCAGCGTGGCCGTGTAGGTGACATCCGCGGCCAGGTTCGCGGACGGATCGAGGGTGGCCGTTGTGGTTGTGGCGTTATAGCTCACCGTTGCGGGGATGGCCGTGCCGGCGGCATTCCGGAGCACAAATGTTCCGGCACTGACCCCTTGGACCGCCTTGTTGAAGGTGGCCGTCACGTTGCTGCCCACGGGCACCGCCGTCGACTGTGCGCCGGGTGATTGTGC
Proteins encoded:
- a CDS encoding Hsp20/alpha crystallin family protein encodes the protein MLMRTDPFRELDRLAQQVLGTAARPAAMPMDAWQEDGEFVVAFDLPGVKIDSVDLNVERNVLTVRAERQDPTQPNVELVASERPRGVFSRQLILGDTLDADNITASYDQGVLTLRIPVSEQAKPRRIEIENKQGSLHEIGK
- a CDS encoding MerR family transcriptional regulator, with amino-acid sequence MAAKLAGTGQQNIRLYETKGLILPERTAGGTRQYSDADVALLLHIGELLHQGLNLAGIAKVLELEVANAELRLALRRAGSRPDA
- a CDS encoding MmcQ/YjbR family DNA-binding protein, with the protein product MATEDDVRSICLALPGVTERSSWDQPAWFAKTLMARMWEDGVLTVKTTEREALAGTEPETYFWTRHHERSPQLVLVRLARIGTEELGELLAESYRLAGAGPERRRDRSRYASGRDPARLRARRSSAFATSSSNTLAMPARLSP
- a CDS encoding phosphatase PAP2 family protein, encoding MAEQARKNSLWRTFHDKFVVEERFMEPAARMALYRTAVVLMAVGALLFVVTLMGVLQSNTGPWGPDESIRNWLLSLRSEALTAVMIFLAVVFGPVALPVIVLVVTVVWGFAAKHAWRPIMLAAAMLTGVVISQIILAIVQRSRPPVDLMLFGADHTFSFPSGHVLGACDFLLVTTFLVFSRRENPTSAALGFVGAGIGIVLAAVSRLYLGYHWFSDALASITLSLLILGAVIALDTWRTARIPGERITGELSKADTPGD
- a CDS encoding DNA alkylation repair protein is translated as MDTLAGILAVAAPGTDWPHVAAAAAHLDGLSLRGRTDAVSRALLADVRELPDPGYPTAARTFRSALSKAGFSGWILWPVSEAAVTLALETRDGLKSRHDFDDCLALLAELTPRLTGEFAIRRLLAADLERSMQIIQGWTGHPDEHVRRLASEGTRPYLPWAVRVPAVVLHPEASLPILDALYRDPSEYVRRSVANHLNDVARHAPALVVATAARWLSAPDANTAWVVRHGLRTLIKKAHPGALALQGFAPASVAVSGPRLDRDSVAMPGELAFDFAIANTGNCDARLAIDYVVHYVKANGTQSAKVFKLAALTLAAGETRTLSKRHAFRQMTTRVHHAGVHALELQINGIRHGHTEFELHL
- a CDS encoding alcohol dehydrogenase catalytic domain-containing protein, which codes for MRATIMYGAGDVRVENVPDPVIQNPTDAIVRIVNSCICGSDLHPYHGMPASRQGSPMGHEFIGVVEETGKDVSTLEKGDFVIAPFAWSDGTCDFCREGLQTSCRHGGFWAAGGIGGAQAEAVRVPFADGTLVKAPVGEDSELLPSLLTLSDVYGTGYHAAIKAGVNARTTVTVIGDGAVGLMAVLSAKQLGAEQIILMGRHKARTDLGLEYGATDVVAERGEAGIERVRELSGGDGTHTVLECVGHRPAYDQALGVIRPGGVISRVGVPQYEDAPIGFGSMFGPNITLTGGPAPVRAYIETLLPGVLDGTVNPGKVFDRTINLNEVPDGYRAMDSREALKVLVRP
- a CDS encoding transcriptional regulator, whose translation is MAGAPESVLDALARTLKLDEAEREHLFDLARAAGPVRRSGSKPSSTVRPEVQQVLDAMADAPAWVRNGRHDILAANRMGRALYSPVFQSAHRPVNTTRFTYLDPAAREFWRDYDQIVNDAAAMLRLEAGRHPHDPELIRLVGELSTQSELFRDRWASRDVVFHRSGLKRLHHPVVGDLDLNYQSMELPSEPGLVLNVYTAPAGSPTADALQLLASWAATHDDVVAEPGATAKHPQ
- a CDS encoding sugar kinase, with protein sequence MSAAVDLLTFGESMVSLRSAGPLSAGGSLAMHVAGAESNVAVGVARLGHSVTWAGAVGADPHGEYILRQLRSEGIGTECRVDPSRSTGVMFLEQRTADVTRAFYYRAGSAGSTVSRDDVDSALAAGPRVLHLTGITAALSPEARKAFEYAAERAAADGVVVSLDVNYRGRLWTRNEARAVLGPIARHASILIASDDELDLVASAALSGSDSSANDDAETVLAASLLEQGVGEVVVKRGAAGAGVHTASGRFEAPAVAVTSIDTVGAGDAFTAGYLSALLDGEDVAGRLQRGSVMGAFAVSTAGDWEGLPSRAELAMLGATASGTTQR
- a CDS encoding bifunctional 4-hydroxy-2-oxoglutarate aldolase/2-dehydro-3-deoxy-phosphogluconate aldolase, whose translation is MTDSTDISDSTATGLLAGIRESRLVGIVRGTDGPAAAQAALAAMAEGFRFVEIALTTPGALEAIREVRAAAPAGCYVGGGTVLTVQDVDNVAEAGGQFMVTPSLADSIAESARQGIPVLAGALTPSEAYEAMNRGATAIKLFPASIGGPGYLKALRDPFPGIPFIAVGGVGLDEAAGYWEAGAIAVGLGGPLFGDAGSGGDLAPMRGRARAFVDLADSFARRAAAATAAAGVR
- the dgoD gene encoding galactonate dehydratase, which translates into the protein MTLISRIETFLVAPRWLFVRIETGSGIVGWGEATCEGRSETVRTAVEQLSELLIGNDALRIEDHWQVMTKGSFYRGGPILASAVSGLDQALWDIAGKHFNTPVHQLLGGHVRDRIRMYGWVGGDEPNEVADQISAQLEVGLTAVKMNASGRMSPVASVAEIDGVVRRVAAAREVLGDHRDVAVDFHGRFSLANARRVAPLLEPYRPFFLEEPVVPENTHLLREFTSSTTTPVSTGERLYSRQEFLPALQAGIAVAQPDLSHAGGITEVRKIASLAEIYDVQLAPHCPLGPLALAACLQVGFATPNFLIQEQSIGIHYNKGAEVLDYVVDKSPLKFVDGHIERLTGPGLGIEIDEAVVRAADKRGHAWRGPVWRHSDGAFAEW